CGGCACCGAAATCCTCGCCGACCGACGGGCCGGCCCAGCTCACCGCGCCGGTCTTGGCGAGCAGTGCGTTCTGGAAGGCCGTGAAGTCGCTGAGGCCCACGAATTCCGTGCCGCGCGACACGGCCTTGGCCACGGCCTTGTACGGAATCGCGTCGAGGATGCGCGTGAGGCCATAGCCGCCGCGCGAGATCAGGGCGATCTGTGCACCGCTGGCGGCCGCGCGGCCGATGGCTGCGAGGCGCGTCTCGTCATCACCGGCAAATCGCTGATGGCTCGACAGCGCCGCCTCGTCGACTTCGACGGTGTGGCCCAGCGCCTGAAGCCGCTTCACGCCGCGCCGGAAGGCGGCCTTGTCCCGCACGGCGCTGGACGGGGAATAGATGTAGATATGTTTGCTCACGCCGGGAAGTATCCCATTGCCCTGAAGCGCCATTCGGCGGCCTGCGCGGTGTCGGGCCCGGACGAGTGCGCCGCCGCGGTGCCCAGGGCGCGCAGCGCCGCCTCGTAACCGCGATCGGGAAACGGTGCGCGCCACGCATCGTCCATCGCGCCATCGAAGGCGTCGGGCACCGGGCGCGTGCCGACGAAGCGCGTCGGCGCCGCGGCCTCGAGCAGCGCCGCGAGCGGCTCGGCGCCGGCCAGGGGCGCCAGCAGCAGCGGTGGCCCCGGCCGGCGATCGAGCCAGTCGAGCAGCACGTCGCGATGCCACGCCCACCGGTGCACGGCATCGCGCTTTGGTTTGTCGCTGCGGCCGAAGCCGATCAGATCCGGTGCGAGCCAGCGCACGCCGGGCTGCGCGACCAGGTGTCGGAACCCATGGCTCCACTGCCCCGGCCCGTGCAGGCACAGCACGGTCGCCGTGGCATCCGGCGGCCCCTCGTCGAGGTAGTGCATGCGCCAGCCGCCGAGCGACGGCAGGTCGCTGACATAGCGCGCCGCAAAGCGCTCCGGCTCGACCAACCGGGCGAAGCGCGCCTCGGGCGTGCGCAGTGCATCGTCGCGCAGCGGCTGCGCCGACTCGCGCGCCGCGGCGCGACGATCCTGGAAAAAGGTCTGTAGCAACTGGCCGCATTCGTCGGCCAGCACACCGCGCTGCACGGCCGTGTGGTGGTTGAGCTGCGGCTGCGCGAAGAGGTCGACGACCGAGCCCGCCGCCCCGGTCTTCGGGTCGGCCGCGCCATACACCACGCGGGCCAGCCGCGCATGCAGGATGGCGCCGGCGCACATCGCGCAGGGCTCGAGCGTCACGAACAGCTCGCAGCCGTCCAGGCGGTAGTTGCCGAGCGCCGCTGCACCGTCGCGCAGGGCGCGGATCTCGGCGTGGGCGCTCGGGTCGTGCGAAACCACGGGCGCGTTGCGGCCGACCGCGACCCGTTGGCCGTGGCGAACCAGCACGGCGCCCACCGGCACCTCGCCGGCCGCGCCCGCGGCGCGCGCCTCGGCGAGGGCCAGGCCCATCCAGTGCGCGTCGTCCGGCGCGACCGGTGCCGCGGGCGGACTCATGGCTTGTCGTCCGGCATCGCCCGGGGCTGCATGGCGGCATCGAGCGACTTCTGGATGTCCTGCTGCAGTTGCCGGCCCTGCGCCGGGGTCGATGGTGCGTCGACGGATGCCGGCGCGGCGAGACTGCTCGT
The sequence above is drawn from the Variovorax sp. J2L1-78 genome and encodes:
- the tadA gene encoding tRNA adenosine(34) deaminase TadA; translation: MSPPAAPVAPDDAHWMGLALAEARAAGAAGEVPVGAVLVRHGQRVAVGRNAPVVSHDPSAHAEIRALRDGAAALGNYRLDGCELFVTLEPCAMCAGAILHARLARVVYGAADPKTGAAGSVVDLFAQPQLNHHTAVQRGVLADECGQLLQTFFQDRRAAARESAQPLRDDALRTPEARFARLVEPERFAARYVSDLPSLGGWRMHYLDEGPPDATATVLCLHGPGQWSHGFRHLVAQPGVRWLAPDLIGFGRSDKPKRDAVHRWAWHRDVLLDWLDRRPGPPLLLAPLAGAEPLAALLEAAAPTRFVGTRPVPDAFDGAMDDAWRAPFPDRGYEAALRALGTAAAHSSGPDTAQAAEWRFRAMGYFPA